The Ziziphus jujuba cultivar Dongzao chromosome 12, ASM3175591v1 sequence TTGAGATTAATTTATGAACAAGATCTTACGTCTTGGGTTCGTCGTACTCCACATAGTCTCGGTCAACAGGCTCTGCAGCAGTCCCGGCGGTGGGCTTCTTGGCCTCTGGTTTGAGCTTCACTTCGGGATACATTTCAACATCACAGGCTTCTCCTCCAATGGTCTCGCAAGCCTCTGCTGGGAAAACACTGCGAAATTTTATCCCAAAACACAAACGAAGCAGACAATCTTTATGAGTGAATAGCAAAGCAGATTAAAGTGACTTTAAGCAAATTAAAGTGGGTTTATCTTACGAAGTCTTGGAGCCGTAATAATCAAAGGTTACATTATCTTGATCAGCAGGGGCTGCCTTGAGGTTGAGAGAGGGAGACCTGGTGGAAGTTAGTAGCTTTGGAATAGACTTCCATGGCAAGGCCAGGGATTTGATGGATGCTAATGGTGTAAGGAACACAGCGGCCTGCATCTTGATAATTGATGCTTTTGCTGATTTTTGAATGTATTAAAGGAACTGGGTTCCAAACTTGGAAAGATATTAAGCTTGGAGGTGACAATGGGACTTGCATTACAGATAAGGTGACGCAGATTTTTTTTGGTGAGTGGATAAGGTTTAAATCCTGTGGGCGGAGAAGCAATAAGCGATGCACCTCagtttttggatttatttaccCAATTACCATCAAATTAATGGACTCCTAGTTTTGATGGTCTATAACCAACACACTCATCATCAATGGCCATAAGCCTTCACTCTCAGAATGCCATctgattttgtaattatttaataagCCTATTAGCAATTTAGTGTAGGGACAAGTCCTATTGCAATATGCCTTGCCCTGTGTATAGAGTCCATGTACAAGGCAACATCtcttcaaacattttttttgtttttgggtaaatCTCTTCACAGAATCACGAACAACCCAGGAGAGAACGGTTATTTTGTCACAAAAAAATAGTTGCATCACACTTTTTCTCCCAAAAAATAGTTACATCACACTTGTGTTTAGGTGGATGATCATAGttattatattctaaatttcttaggaaaaagttattaaaaaaaaaaacaaaaaaaacaaaaaaaacaaaaaaaaacaaaaaacagaaaacagaaaacaaaaagcaaaagaaaattgtaTTTCAAACACGTTTTAGATGGTAATTTGATGGTGTCTCTGCTTGAGAGGATCTGGGTACGGATGAAAATGGAGGGATGAAATTGGCCTACCAAGATGCCCAGAACCAAACAAATGATGGCAAAATTTGTAGCGCATGTAATTTGTTAGGTTGACATTCACAGCTGGATAAGGGTAAGTGACAATTATTTTTGCTCCCCCATGCTTTTTAAACTTGCTTTAAGCATGAAAACTTTTGGCCCCATATGCATGACCTCAGTTTTCTCAACATCCCCACCATCTGGCTGACTTTATGTTTGGTTCCAGTTTTTTCATGCCCCTCCAAGAGACCCTCCAGAACAGAGTAAATGGAATTTCAATTTTCACAGCAAGAAAGTAAAGAGAgattaaaaatgacaaaatatcCAAGTCATAATTGAGGCTATTTAGATCTGACATGTGGGTATAAAgcagaagagaagaaaaatcatTTGGTTAAATGCAAAGGCCATTGATCCATGCCAGATCAGTTAAGCAATATAAAGCAGAAAGGTTTATTCCATGCTTTCAAGCTCACATGATCATATGTATATACCATTGTTCATAGAATATCATAAAATCTGTcaaatttttaaggaaaaagaaTCCCGTGATTTCAAAAAAGTTGTGTCCACGAAATGACGGCCAACAATACCCCACCATCATTAGAAGGTGAAAAAACACAATAATGGAGATGCTTCCCACATAGTAAACGGACAAAAATTCCTACTCTTGGGTTAGAATTTCGTTTTTTTTACTTCCAGCTTCTTTCGCTTACAGCAATAGTCATTATGTGTTTCTAAAAAGATAATAGAAAACTAGAAGTTTGAATACCAAAACCctgaaagccaaaaaaaaaaaaaaaaaatcctcagtTGTCAAGTTCCAAAATCTACAGGAAACAGATTTATACttacatttgattttaaaaactgTGCAATTGGGTTAGCATGTGAACGAGTTCGTCGCTTGAAGGTCTTTCTGCAGGCAAATCTGATAGGCATACAACAGCAATTCTCACTGCCATTAACATCTCATCTTCCTCCCCTTCTTCCCCTATAATACTCTTATCTAATGCTTCCCGTGCCTCCCCTGCTTGTTGCAAGTGCCGCAGCCACTGTCCCAAACTTCCACCACTAGCTGCTTCACCGAAGAATGGTTCGATTGGGTCTCTACCAGTTAACAGAACACCCAATATCATACCAAAGCTGAAAATGTCGCTTTTATCAGTATACCTGTCATCATAAATAACATAGTCCATCAATCAAGTGTATTATGAGTACCAAAATATTCCTAAAAAATATTAGTCATGGAGAAAATACAAGTCAACTGAACAGGTGCAACATTTCCTTTATCTCATAATAGGCATAGATAAAAcagaagcagaaaaaaaaacatatatctaATTTCAAGGAACTCTTCATTCACCCATTGACAGCGAAAGTTTCCATTAGAGCTGAATGATTATCATTTCCACACTATGTTATGCAGTTTGGATTCTCTTAAACCACAACTATTCTGTATTAAAGTTTCAAGCTTCAACTCAAGGAGATGAACTAAAATGCAATCAAGTTCCATAAGAAAAACTGAATCTTCAAGGCGAATTGTACAACCACATTGTGATCCATTTCCAGGGTTATTATCCAATTTCTATTTTGTCTAGGAAATAGTATTCAGAAACATAAGTTGATAATGATACAAGAAGCAAAACAGAAATATTGCCCTTTTACTAGAAACTCAATAAAATG is a genomic window containing:
- the LOC107429690 gene encoding light-regulated protein, chloroplastic — encoded protein: MQAAVFLTPLASIKSLALPWKSIPKLLTSTRSPSLNLKAAPADQDNVTFDYYGSKTSVFPAEACETIGGEACDVEMYPEVKLKPEAKKPTAGTAAEPVDRDYVEYDEPKTVFPGEACDDLGGEFCEPEYQKGVY